A portion of the Candidatus Limnocylindrales bacterium genome contains these proteins:
- a CDS encoding tetratricopeptide repeat protein: MPTVFAATLLATMLFAAPAVAHEDPDFQIEEVTKHLDSDPANASLYLRRGQLYRTKSQWPAALADFETARRLDPTLAVVDLVVAETLLDAGDTALALAAADRFLVSSPSNSGGHIVRARILLAQGANLEAAAAFSRGIAIAKAREESQPDNYLARARAIAGAGDAHLDDAIASLDEGLKDLHNAIALELLAIELETRAKKWDAALSRIARIEKDARRKETWMARRGDVLAAAGRNEDARREYQAALAAIDKLPPNTRSVRATTGLAESLRSRIAALGPQGAAPGSRGAAPPIRPALSASSNSKTQVSGGKP; the protein is encoded by the coding sequence ATGCCTACCGTTTTTGCGGCGACCCTGCTTGCCACGATGCTCTTCGCCGCCCCCGCGGTCGCCCACGAAGACCCGGACTTTCAGATCGAAGAAGTAACCAAGCATCTCGACAGCGACCCCGCGAACGCCAGTCTCTACCTTCGGCGCGGCCAGCTCTATCGAACAAAGTCACAATGGCCAGCGGCGCTCGCCGATTTCGAGACCGCGCGACGCCTGGACCCTACGCTTGCCGTGGTCGACCTGGTCGTCGCCGAGACGCTGCTCGACGCGGGCGACACAGCCCTCGCGCTTGCGGCAGCGGACCGCTTCCTGGTCTCGTCGCCTTCCAACTCGGGCGGCCACATCGTGCGCGCGCGGATCCTCCTCGCCCAGGGTGCCAACCTGGAGGCGGCGGCCGCCTTCAGCCGCGGAATCGCAATCGCCAAGGCGCGCGAAGAGTCCCAGCCCGACAATTATCTTGCTCGAGCGCGTGCGATCGCCGGGGCGGGCGACGCGCACCTCGATGACGCGATCGCCAGCCTGGACGAGGGGCTCAAGGATCTTCACAACGCCATCGCGCTCGAGCTGCTGGCGATCGAGCTCGAGACGCGTGCGAAGAAATGGGACGCCGCGCTCAGCCGCATCGCGCGCATCGAGAAGGACGCCAGGCGCAAGGAAACGTGGATGGCAAGGCGCGGCGACGTTCTCGCCGCAGCCGGCCGCAACGAAGACGCGCGGCGCGAATACCAGGCCGCGCTCGCGGCCATCGACAAACTGCCGCCGAATACCCGAAGCGTGCGCGCGACCACCGGGCTCGCGGAAAGCCTGCGCAGCAGGATCGCGGCGCTCGGGCCGCAGGGCGCGGCGCCTGGGTCGCGAGGCGCGGCGCCGCCGATCCGTCCGGCTCTGTCGGCTTCTTCGAACTCAAAGACTCAAGTTTCCGGGGGGAAACCATGA
- a CDS encoding carbohydrate porin, producing MNKPVAAAAFRVASMIALLPACAHAGDRATGDWGGVRTTLADRGVEVEADYTGESTVLDGDDEISYLGNLDLYVTFDTEKLHAWSGGTVFVYGENKHGSGLSDDLGLLMQVTNLEASSFTQLSEFWLEQQLGGHIVFRLGKQDANRDFASPRFAGNFINSSFGVLPGSPLPSYPAPALGVAVLADWTKWFGARAGIYEGEPRVESFGAHAFEDHAGVFAVASLHLEHSLLGQEDAGQLEAGGWTHSGEDRSGVYGVYDLLLYQHPENKDDQRSVQGFVRGGWSSEQPDQIGTYVGGGLTAHGFLGMHNTIGVGTGYVKSDTTHETFVELMFKWRPRPWFTVEPDVQVYDTEHGHPVFFVLRVKLKL from the coding sequence TTGAACAAGCCGGTCGCAGCCGCAGCATTCCGGGTAGCATCGATGATCGCATTGCTGCCGGCCTGCGCCCATGCCGGCGATCGTGCGACCGGCGACTGGGGCGGAGTGCGCACGACCCTGGCCGACCGCGGAGTCGAGGTCGAAGCCGACTACACCGGCGAATCGACCGTGCTCGACGGCGACGACGAGATCTCCTATCTCGGCAACCTCGACCTGTACGTCACGTTCGATACCGAAAAGCTTCACGCATGGAGCGGCGGGACGGTGTTCGTCTACGGAGAAAACAAGCACGGCTCCGGACTTTCGGACGACCTCGGGCTGCTCATGCAGGTCACCAACCTGGAAGCCTCGAGCTTCACGCAGCTCTCCGAATTCTGGCTCGAGCAGCAGCTCGGCGGACACATCGTCTTCCGCCTCGGCAAGCAGGACGCGAACCGCGATTTCGCGAGCCCGCGTTTTGCCGGGAACTTCATCAACTCGTCGTTCGGCGTGCTGCCGGGCTCGCCGCTGCCGTCGTATCCGGCTCCGGCCCTCGGCGTGGCGGTTCTCGCCGACTGGACGAAATGGTTCGGCGCGCGTGCGGGAATCTACGAAGGCGAGCCGCGCGTCGAATCGTTCGGCGCACACGCGTTCGAGGATCACGCCGGAGTGTTCGCGGTGGCGTCGCTTCATCTGGAGCACAGCTTGCTCGGACAGGAGGACGCGGGGCAGCTCGAAGCCGGCGGCTGGACGCATTCCGGCGAAGACCGGTCCGGAGTCTACGGGGTCTATGACCTGCTTCTGTATCAGCATCCCGAGAACAAGGATGACCAGCGCAGCGTGCAGGGCTTCGTGCGCGGCGGATGGTCATCCGAGCAGCCGGACCAGATCGGGACCTACGTCGGCGGCGGACTGACGGCGCACGGGTTCCTCGGCATGCACAACACGATCGGCGTCGGCACCGGCTACGTCAAAAGCGACACGACGCACGAGACGTTCGTCGAGCTGATGTTCAAGTGGCGGCCGCGGCCGTGGTTCACGGTCGAGCCCGACGTGCAGGTGTACGATACGGAGCACGGGCATCCGGTGTTCTTCGTGCTGCGCGTCAAGCTCAAGCTGTGA
- a CDS encoding YaeQ family protein, with product MAVKATIFKIDLEIADMDRGYYGSHALTIARHPSETSERMMIRVLAFALCAHERLEFGTGISTADEPDLWRRSLTGDIEHWIEIGQPDPRRIHKGCGRAGSVSVYLYGGRKAATWWEQERAGLERHSNLTVTLLDSEQTAKLAELADRGISIQCNIQDGDVWMMRDSMSVEITPVVLLRGGDGPRGAAPTRGASGPGL from the coding sequence GTGGCCGTCAAAGCAACGATTTTCAAGATCGACCTCGAGATCGCCGACATGGATCGCGGCTACTACGGCTCGCACGCGCTGACGATCGCGCGGCATCCGTCCGAAACCAGCGAACGAATGATGATCCGCGTCCTCGCGTTCGCGCTCTGTGCGCACGAACGGCTCGAGTTCGGCACCGGCATTTCCACCGCCGATGAACCGGACCTGTGGCGTCGCAGCCTGACCGGCGACATCGAGCATTGGATCGAGATCGGGCAGCCGGATCCGCGGCGCATCCACAAGGGATGCGGGCGCGCCGGCAGCGTGAGCGTGTACCTTTACGGCGGCAGGAAGGCCGCGACCTGGTGGGAACAGGAGCGCGCAGGCCTCGAGCGTCATTCGAACCTGACCGTCACGCTGCTCGACTCTGAGCAGACGGCAAAGCTCGCCGAGCTTGCCGATCGCGGCATCTCGATCCAGTGCAACATCCAGGACGGAGACGTGTGGATGATGCGCGACTCGATGTCCGTCGAGATCACTCCTGTGGTTTTACTGCGGGGCGGCGATGGACCTCGCGGCGCTGCGCCGACGCGCGGCGCATCCGGGCCTGGCTTGTAA
- the cls gene encoding cardiolipin synthase, translating into MRARAAATRVRRLFLPIAVAALAWSCSPGVRLRDSRDIEHVVGATPILETPAGALSPARSEHVLESLAREAGASEILLAHLAVEEAYTDAPLVMGNRAQLLRDGDETFREMERALGDARHHINVEVYIFHDDELGRRIADLMMSKAREGVAVNLIYDSVGSIDTDERFFDELRRAGVHVVEYNPVDPTKARRSWQLEQRDHRKLLVVDDRVAFTGGLNFSNEYAGSSPRASRFSSGRFFTKSATMRTWRDTHVEIEGPVVQEFQKLFRKTWEKQHGDRLPWNEYFAPAAPAGNQIVRAIGSTPDDSFSLIHTTMLSAIEHAQRSIHLTQAYFVPDDELVEALIRAARRGVDTQIVLPGVTDFWMTRFAGRARFSDLLDAGVRLHERLGSVLHAKTAVIDGVWSTVGSANLDYRSLVKNDEINAVILGEQFADQLEAMFRDDVAASREITKTHWKRRGISTRVKETVARVWKRWL; encoded by the coding sequence GTGAGAGCTCGCGCGGCAGCAACACGGGTCAGGCGGCTTTTTCTTCCGATAGCTGTCGCCGCGCTGGCATGGTCGTGCTCGCCCGGGGTCCGGCTAAGGGATTCCCGGGACATCGAGCATGTCGTCGGAGCAACTCCAATCCTCGAAACGCCGGCGGGTGCATTGTCGCCGGCGCGCAGCGAGCACGTCCTCGAATCCCTGGCGCGCGAGGCCGGTGCAAGCGAAATCCTCCTTGCGCACCTCGCCGTCGAAGAAGCGTACACGGATGCGCCGCTCGTCATGGGCAATCGCGCCCAGCTGCTGCGCGACGGGGACGAAACCTTCCGCGAGATGGAACGGGCCCTCGGCGACGCACGCCACCACATCAACGTAGAGGTCTACATCTTCCACGACGACGAGCTCGGCCGGCGCATCGCCGACCTGATGATGTCAAAAGCGCGCGAAGGCGTTGCGGTGAACCTGATCTACGACAGCGTCGGATCGATCGACACGGACGAGCGGTTCTTCGACGAGCTTCGCCGCGCCGGAGTCCATGTCGTCGAGTACAATCCGGTTGACCCGACCAAAGCGCGCCGCAGCTGGCAGCTCGAGCAGCGCGACCACCGCAAGCTTCTCGTCGTCGACGATCGCGTCGCGTTCACCGGGGGCCTCAATTTCAGCAACGAGTATGCGGGGAGCTCGCCGCGCGCATCGCGGTTCTCGTCGGGGCGTTTCTTCACAAAGTCTGCGACCATGCGCACGTGGCGCGACACGCACGTCGAAATCGAAGGCCCCGTCGTTCAGGAGTTCCAGAAACTCTTCCGCAAAACGTGGGAAAAGCAGCACGGGGACCGGCTGCCGTGGAACGAATACTTCGCGCCCGCCGCTCCGGCCGGCAACCAGATCGTGCGAGCGATCGGCAGCACACCGGATGATTCGTTCAGTCTCATTCATACGACCATGCTGTCGGCCATCGAGCATGCCCAGCGCTCGATTCATCTGACGCAGGCCTATTTCGTTCCGGACGACGAGCTGGTCGAAGCACTCATCCGGGCCGCACGTCGAGGCGTCGACACGCAGATCGTTCTCCCCGGCGTCACCGACTTCTGGATGACGCGATTCGCCGGCCGCGCGCGCTTTTCCGACCTGCTCGATGCCGGCGTGCGGCTGCACGAGCGGCTGGGCTCGGTGCTTCATGCAAAGACTGCCGTGATCGACGGCGTGTGGTCCACGGTGGGTTCGGCAAACCTCGACTACCGCAGCCTCGTCAAGAACGACGAGATCAATGCGGTGATTCTCGGCGAGCAGTTCGCAGACCAGCTCGAAGCGATGTTCCGCGACGACGTCGCCGCATCGCGCGAGATCACGAAGACGCACTGGAAACGCCGCGGGATTTCGACGCGGGTCAAGGAAACCGTCGCGCGTGTGTGGAAGCGCTGGCTGTAA
- a CDS encoding metallophosphoesterase family protein, whose translation MNAFRTHQPCVSSIAATSTDRPARRRGLLRASLVAAAVLVTNGFARAETVLVEAGKTMTWRANSSDPGIGTSWTAEGFNAGAWTAGNYGVGYETGTGAAALLATTVPAATNSVYTRTTFTIADVSAVTNLLVGADYDDGYAAWINGVEVFRSPQLPAGTLAWNTPAALHESSNAATPNYGTLADVSAKAIPALHNGTNVLAIGVWNSTLPSSDLVLVPKLTINAGASVSRGPYLQLGTASGIVVRWRTTVATDGCVRYGSAPGNLTQVACVPGTASEHVVPVSGLSANTAYFYSVGTTTAELAGNSSSYSFVTSPPAGTSRPTRVWALGDSGNANANARAVRDAYFNFTASTPTDLWLMLGDNAYVDGTDSEFQAAVFDTYPTMLRKSVLWPTLGNHDGHTADSASQSGPYYDIFTLPKAGEAGGLASGTEAYYSFDYGDIHFICLDSYETDRSMTGGMAQWLAADLADTTATWVIAFFHHPPYSKGSHDSDLDIEMIEMRENAVRLLEQGGVDLVLTGHSHSYERSFLIDGHYGSSATFTSSMKKDGGSGREDGTGAYEKAGGGPQARQGAVYAVAGSSSETVSAALNHPAMYIGLVTLGSLVLDFDGPRLDVKFLDSTGTTRDYFTMVKTVPAVCGNGIIESGESCDGASLGGATCGGCGGTPACTSSCTLTFTGCTNGICGAGETCGTCPADCTGSGATCGNGICEAGDGENCLTCAADCNGKQGGKPAARFCCGAPGGSGPVGCSASQCGSCVTTSAASCCGDGLCGGNENTTSCSRDCPAAPVCGDHSCNGTETSCTCAGDCGAPPPAETSCSDGIDNDCDGATDCSDIAQCAASPSCASCSAAGSACTTGASCCSGQCKGKVGAKTCR comes from the coding sequence ATGAACGCATTCCGTACGCATCAGCCTTGCGTCTCGAGCATCGCAGCGACATCGACCGATCGGCCCGCGCGCCGCCGCGGATTGCTGCGCGCGTCGCTGGTGGCCGCCGCAGTCCTCGTCACGAACGGCTTCGCGCGCGCGGAGACGGTGCTCGTCGAGGCCGGAAAGACGATGACCTGGCGCGCGAACAGCTCGGATCCCGGTATCGGAACCAGCTGGACGGCCGAGGGTTTCAACGCCGGTGCATGGACGGCCGGCAACTACGGCGTCGGCTATGAAACCGGCACCGGCGCCGCAGCGCTTCTCGCCACGACGGTCCCCGCAGCGACCAACTCGGTCTACACGCGCACGACGTTCACGATCGCCGATGTCTCGGCCGTCACCAACCTCCTGGTCGGAGCCGACTACGACGACGGCTACGCCGCGTGGATCAACGGCGTCGAAGTCTTCCGATCGCCGCAGCTGCCGGCCGGCACTCTTGCGTGGAACACTCCGGCGGCGCTGCACGAGTCGAGCAACGCCGCCACGCCGAACTACGGAACGCTGGCCGACGTTTCGGCCAAGGCCATTCCTGCGCTGCACAACGGGACCAACGTGCTCGCGATCGGCGTCTGGAACTCGACGCTTCCGTCGAGCGACCTCGTGCTCGTGCCGAAGCTCACGATCAACGCCGGTGCATCGGTGTCGCGCGGACCGTATCTTCAGCTCGGGACCGCGTCGGGCATCGTCGTTCGCTGGCGCACCACGGTCGCGACCGACGGCTGCGTCCGTTACGGCAGCGCACCCGGGAACCTGACGCAGGTCGCGTGCGTGCCGGGGACGGCAAGCGAGCACGTCGTTCCGGTTTCGGGGCTTTCGGCGAATACAGCGTATTTCTATTCGGTCGGCACGACCACGGCCGAGCTCGCGGGCAACTCGAGCAGCTATTCGTTCGTCACGTCGCCGCCGGCGGGCACCTCGCGGCCGACGCGCGTCTGGGCGCTCGGCGACTCGGGCAATGCCAACGCGAACGCCCGTGCAGTTCGCGACGCGTACTTCAATTTCACTGCGTCGACTCCGACCGATCTGTGGCTGATGCTCGGCGACAACGCGTATGTCGACGGTACCGACAGCGAGTTCCAGGCGGCAGTCTTCGACACGTATCCGACCATGCTGCGAAAGTCGGTGCTGTGGCCGACGCTCGGCAACCACGATGGGCACACCGCCGACTCGGCTTCCCAGTCCGGGCCGTACTACGACATCTTCACGCTGCCGAAAGCCGGCGAAGCCGGCGGCCTCGCGTCCGGTACCGAGGCGTACTACTCGTTCGACTACGGCGACATCCATTTCATCTGTCTCGATTCGTACGAGACCGACCGTTCGATGACCGGCGGGATGGCGCAGTGGCTTGCTGCCGACCTCGCCGACACGACCGCGACGTGGGTCATCGCCTTTTTCCACCACCCTCCGTACTCCAAAGGCTCACACGACTCCGATCTCGACATCGAGATGATCGAGATGCGCGAGAACGCGGTGCGGCTTCTCGAACAGGGCGGCGTCGACCTGGTGCTGACCGGACACAGCCATTCGTATGAGCGTTCGTTCCTGATCGACGGTCACTACGGATCGTCGGCCACGTTCACCAGCAGCATGAAGAAGGACGGCGGCAGCGGGCGCGAGGACGGCACCGGTGCGTACGAAAAAGCCGGCGGCGGACCGCAGGCGCGCCAAGGCGCCGTCTATGCGGTCGCCGGCTCGTCGAGCGAAACGGTGTCGGCCGCGCTCAATCATCCGGCGATGTACATCGGGCTCGTCACGCTCGGCTCGCTGGTGCTCGACTTCGACGGACCGCGGCTCGACGTCAAGTTCCTCGATTCGACCGGAACGACGCGTGACTACTTCACGATGGTCAAGACCGTGCCCGCCGTGTGCGGCAACGGCATCATCGAAAGCGGCGAGAGCTGCGACGGCGCGAGCCTCGGTGGAGCCACCTGCGGCGGTTGCGGCGGCACGCCGGCGTGCACGTCGTCGTGCACACTCACCTTCACGGGATGTACGAACGGAATCTGCGGCGCCGGCGAAACCTGCGGCACGTGCCCTGCCGATTGCACCGGCAGCGGAGCGACCTGCGGGAACGGCATCTGCGAGGCGGGCGACGGCGAGAACTGCCTGACGTGCGCGGCCGACTGCAACGGGAAGCAGGGCGGCAAGCCTGCCGCGCGTTTCTGCTGCGGAGCGCCCGGCGGCTCGGGTCCGGTCGGCTGCAGCGCATCGCAGTGCGGGAGCTGCGTAACGACCAGTGCGGCGTCGTGCTGCGGCGACGGCCTGTGCGGCGGCAACGAAAACACGACCAGCTGCAGCCGCGACTGCCCCGCGGCGCCGGTCTGCGGCGATCATTCGTGCAATGGAACCGAAACCAGCTGCACGTGCGCCGGCGATTGCGGCGCTCCGCCACCGGCCGAAACGTCGTGCAGCGACGGCATCGACAACGATTGCGACGGAGCAACCGATTGCAGCGACATCGCGCAGTGTGCGGCGAGCCCTTCGTGCGCGAGCTGCAGCGCGGCTGGAAGCGCGTGCACGACGGGTGCGTCGTGCTGTTCGGGACAGTGCAAGGGAAAAGTGGGAGCGAAGACCTGCCGGTGA
- a CDS encoding NnrU family protein: MMDPVTSVVLAWLLFAVTHIGMASAPVRGPLSHRFGEKGFAAIFSTVAAVTFAVLCYVYSNASSAGPPGLALGATWLRAPLIAVSVLGIVCACGALFDYPTGAYAVGKAGQQPEPRGFERITRHGFAVGMSLVGLAHALLATHLSGTVFFAILFVFGIVGSIHQDAKLLARNPSVHGPYMARTSLIPFGAILAGRNRLVLAELRPLSIVLGLVAAWGLRQAHPAIFAHGGIYVTAAAIGGAMVATLQVALVSVRRARRRRKKAANLPGIDAAQTH, encoded by the coding sequence ATGATGGATCCAGTCACCAGCGTCGTGCTCGCATGGCTGTTGTTTGCGGTCACCCATATCGGCATGGCTTCGGCGCCCGTACGCGGGCCGCTATCGCACCGGTTCGGGGAGAAGGGATTCGCCGCGATATTCTCTACCGTCGCGGCGGTCACGTTCGCCGTGCTCTGCTACGTGTACTCGAACGCGAGCAGCGCCGGGCCGCCGGGGCTCGCACTCGGCGCAACGTGGCTTCGCGCGCCGCTGATCGCGGTCAGCGTCCTCGGCATCGTGTGCGCGTGCGGCGCGCTGTTCGACTATCCGACCGGGGCCTACGCGGTCGGAAAAGCGGGGCAGCAGCCCGAGCCGCGCGGATTCGAACGCATCACGCGCCACGGATTCGCGGTAGGAATGTCGCTGGTGGGCCTCGCGCATGCGCTGCTCGCGACGCATCTCAGCGGCACGGTTTTCTTCGCGATACTGTTCGTCTTCGGAATCGTCGGCAGCATCCATCAGGACGCCAAGCTGCTGGCGCGCAATCCTTCCGTGCATGGCCCCTACATGGCCAGGACCTCGCTGATTCCGTTCGGCGCGATCCTCGCCGGACGCAACCGCCTCGTGCTTGCCGAGCTGCGGCCGCTGTCGATCGTTCTCGGCCTCGTCGCCGCGTGGGGACTGCGCCAGGCACATCCGGCGATCTTCGCACACGGCGGAATCTACGTGACGGCAGCCGCGATCGGCGGCGCAATGGTCGCGACGCTGCAGGTCGCGCTGGTCAGCGTGCGCCGTGCGCGGCGTCGCAGGAAGAAAGCGGCGAATCTGCCCGGCATCGACGCAGCGCAGACCCACTGA
- a CDS encoding PGPGW domain-containing protein, translating to MAGNGNSTLRTARRIVVAVVGTTVSLFGVALLVLPGPGLLVIALGLSILASEFVWARHFLRQVREKISAATGKTV from the coding sequence ATGGCGGGCAATGGAAACTCGACGCTGCGTACGGCCCGGCGGATCGTCGTTGCGGTAGTCGGCACCACCGTGAGCCTGTTTGGTGTCGCACTGCTGGTGCTGCCGGGTCCTGGACTTCTCGTGATTGCGCTCGGGCTTTCGATTCTCGCGTCGGAGTTCGTCTGGGCGAGGCATTTCCTGCGCCAGGTGCGCGAGAAGATCTCCGCAGCGACCGGAAAAACCGTCTAG